Proteins encoded by one window of Microcoleus sp. FACHB-68:
- a CDS encoding CHAT domain-containing tetratricopeptide repeat protein produces MAQRRKQNLIDREFKQSLRLFLKSPLKLGNQRPSRAIGITLLLGVLFLPSPVVATAGKVPGKIAQLSQNTPSDSRSAAADRAFEEGLKLFQEKTPQSLSQAIQKWKQALQLYQAIGDRAKQADTLSGIGSVYGILGDKQNSLDAYNQALSLYQAVGDKVAVADTLNSIGLTNADLGKFKPALESYNQALTLYGEAKDAGGEAYTLNNLGVVYDALSEYQQALDAYNRALPLWREAGEKGVQATTLNNIGVIYDALGQSQPALDAYTQALAIYREVNDKSGIPLTLNNIGLVYANSGKYDLALDYYNQALPLWQEVGNRRRQATTLNNIGFVYANTEQLPKALESYNQALPLWREAGDRRGEASTLNNIGFVYASSSDHTQALNYYNQALPLRRALSDRPKEALTLYRLAQSQRQLGNLNQAKTEIEAAIEIIEDLRTKVDSQDLRTSFFASKQDYYEFYIDLLMQLHKTNPDQGYDAAALQVSERARARSLLEILTQAGAEIRQGVDPQLLERESSLQQQLATLEERRVQMLAGQHKKEQTGAINTQISTLLAEYRQVQSEIRAKSPRYAALTQPQPLTLSEIQTQVLDENTVLLEYSLGADRSYLWAVTPTSINSYELPGREEIEDAARNFRDAVTVPSMRIRRQKTVESAAALSQIILAPVADQLADKRLLIVSDGALQYIPFAALPVNKNAGASQASELVPLVVKHELVNLPSASTIGVLRREIAGRTAASKALAVLADPVFAKNDERVKNVSSIEPVKGEKPAEEFEFNLKRLPFTKEEAEEILALVPASQKTKAFGFAASRDIATSPELSEYRMVHFATHGILNSMKPELSGLVLSMVDKQGKPQDGFLRLSEIFNLNLPAELVVLSACETGLGQQIRGEGLVGLTRGFMYAGAARVVVSLWSVDDAATSDLMVNFYQGMLKKGLAPAAALRAAQIEMWQQQEWEAPFYWAGFTVQGEWK; encoded by the coding sequence ATGGCTCAAAGACGCAAACAAAACTTAATTGACAGAGAATTTAAACAGTCTTTGCGCTTATTCTTAAAATCCCCGCTGAAGCTGGGGAACCAGCGCCCCAGCCGCGCAATTGGGATCACTTTGTTGTTGGGGGTTCTGTTTTTGCCTTCGCCCGTCGTGGCAACTGCCGGCAAAGTGCCGGGGAAAATTGCTCAACTCTCACAAAACACCCCTTCTGATAGCCGTAGCGCCGCAGCGGATCGCGCCTTTGAGGAAGGATTGAAACTGTTTCAAGAAAAAACGCCGCAATCGCTGTCACAAGCAATTCAAAAGTGGAAACAGGCATTGCAGCTTTATCAAGCAATTGGAGATCGGGCCAAACAAGCCGACACGCTTTCCGGAATTGGTTCTGTTTACGGCATTTTAGGAGATAAACAGAATAGTTTAGACGCTTACAATCAAGCGCTTTCTCTTTATCAAGCGGTGGGTGATAAAGTTGCCGTTGCTGACACTCTTAATAGCATTGGTTTAACCAACGCCGATTTAGGAAAATTCAAACCGGCACTCGAATCTTATAATCAAGCACTCACCCTTTATGGGGAAGCAAAGGATGCCGGTGGAGAAGCGTATACTCTCAATAACTTGGGCGTAGTCTACGATGCTTTGAGCGAGTATCAGCAAGCCCTTGACGCCTATAACCGAGCTTTGCCACTGTGGCGAGAAGCCGGTGAAAAAGGCGTGCAAGCCACCACACTCAATAATATTGGCGTGATCTACGATGCCTTGGGCCAATCCCAGCCGGCCCTCGACGCTTACACTCAAGCCTTGGCGATTTATCGGGAAGTCAACGATAAATCTGGAATTCCCCTTACCCTTAACAACATCGGTTTAGTTTATGCCAACTCTGGTAAGTATGATCTCGCCTTGGACTACTACAACCAGGCGTTGCCTCTCTGGCAAGAAGTGGGCAACCGGCGCAGACAAGCCACTACGCTGAATAATATCGGCTTTGTCTACGCCAACACCGAGCAGTTACCGAAAGCGCTGGAATCTTACAACCAAGCCTTGCCCCTATGGCGGGAAGCCGGTGATCGTCGGGGGGAAGCAAGCACGCTGAATAATATCGGCTTTGTCTATGCCAGTTCCAGCGATCACACGCAAGCACTGAATTACTATAACCAAGCTTTGCCCCTGCGTCGGGCGCTAAGCGATCGCCCGAAGGAAGCTTTAACCCTTTACCGGCTTGCCCAGTCTCAACGTCAGTTGGGTAATCTGAATCAAGCAAAAACTGAAATTGAAGCGGCGATTGAAATTATTGAAGACTTGCGAACAAAGGTAGACAGCCAGGATTTGCGGACTTCTTTCTTTGCTTCTAAACAGGATTATTACGAATTTTACATCGACCTGTTGATGCAGTTGCATAAAACCAACCCGGATCAAGGATATGATGCGGCGGCGCTGCAAGTCAGTGAGCGGGCACGGGCGCGTTCGCTTTTGGAGATCCTGACGCAAGCCGGTGCAGAAATTCGTCAAGGCGTTGATCCGCAGCTATTAGAACGTGAAAGCAGCTTGCAGCAACAACTTGCGACACTGGAAGAACGTCGGGTACAGATGCTTGCCGGTCAACATAAAAAAGAACAGACGGGCGCAATTAACACCCAAATTTCTACCCTTTTGGCGGAATACCGGCAAGTTCAGTCAGAAATCCGAGCCAAAAGTCCCCGCTACGCCGCTCTCACCCAGCCGCAACCGCTGACGTTATCAGAAATTCAAACACAGGTGTTGGATGAAAATACGGTGCTGCTGGAATACTCGCTAGGCGCGGATCGCAGTTATTTATGGGCGGTGACACCGACTTCTATTAATAGCTATGAACTGCCTGGGCGGGAGGAAATCGAGGACGCTGCCCGGAATTTCCGAGATGCGGTGACGGTTCCGAGTATGAGAATTCGCCGGCAAAAGACGGTAGAATCGGCGGCTGCACTGAGTCAGATTATTCTCGCGCCGGTTGCCGATCAGTTGGCTGACAAACGCTTGCTAATTGTCAGTGATGGGGCTTTGCAATACATTCCTTTTGCAGCGCTGCCGGTTAATAAGAATGCCGGCGCTTCTCAAGCATCAGAATTGGTGCCGTTGGTGGTAAAGCACGAACTCGTTAACTTGCCTTCTGCCTCAACGATTGGTGTTTTACGGCGAGAAATTGCGGGACGCACTGCAGCTTCTAAGGCTTTGGCGGTGCTTGCTGATCCGGTATTTGCCAAAAATGATGAGCGCGTTAAAAATGTGTCATCAATCGAGCCGGTTAAAGGTGAGAAGCCGGCTGAAGAATTCGAGTTCAACCTGAAGCGATTACCCTTTACGAAGGAAGAAGCTGAGGAAATTTTAGCACTGGTGCCGGCTTCCCAAAAAACCAAAGCTTTCGGTTTTGCAGCAAGTCGAGATATCGCCACCAGTCCGGAACTCAGCGAATATCGCATGGTTCATTTTGCGACTCACGGCATCCTCAACAGCATGAAGCCAGAGTTATCAGGATTAGTGCTATCGATGGTGGACAAACAAGGCAAGCCGCAAGACGGTTTCCTCCGCCTATCAGAAATTTTTAACCTGAATCTGCCGGCTGAGTTGGTGGTTTTGAGTGCCTGTGAAACCGGCCTGGGTCAACAAATTCGAGGTGAAGGGTTGGTAGGCTTGACAAGAGGCTTTATGTATGCAGGGGCGGCTCGTGTTGTGGTGAGTCTGTGGAGTGTGGATGATGCGGCGACATCGGATCTAATGGTCAATTTCTATCAAGGAATGCTGAAAAAAGGTTTAGCGCCGGCTGCTGCCCTGCGGGCGGCACAGATAGAAATGTGGCAGCAACAGGAATGGGAAGCGCCGTTTTATTGGGCCGGTTTTACGGTGCAAGGGGAATGGAAATAG
- a CDS encoding DUF928 domain-containing protein, translating to MILRKSLRLLAIFTGILSPAWVTVPAGVAQQPVQEQISLQFPKTSDRGAPARTTGGGSRGSSCVAEGETPLIALMPTRNNVGTTVAAHPSLFWYIPQTRAQLAEFVLINSQGDEVYLATVTLAGTPGILKFSLSETVALEIGQDYLWQFAIICDSQDRESDVFVRGLLQRRELSRNLQNQLKSATGLEQAKVYASAGIWHDSLAIVAELRSNEPAEWEEFLNSIGLSDIANSPFLEGPAVEKFSDL from the coding sequence GTGATTTTACGAAAGTCGCTTCGTCTATTAGCAATTTTCACCGGCATTCTTTCTCCCGCTTGGGTAACGGTTCCTGCTGGAGTGGCGCAGCAGCCGGTGCAGGAACAAATTAGCTTGCAATTCCCAAAAACATCAGATCGAGGTGCGCCGGCAAGAACGACAGGGGGAGGATCGCGAGGTTCTTCTTGTGTCGCAGAAGGGGAAACACCGCTTATTGCATTGATGCCTACACGCAATAATGTTGGCACAACCGTTGCCGCCCATCCTAGTTTATTTTGGTATATTCCTCAAACTCGCGCTCAATTAGCAGAATTTGTTTTAATTAACAGCCAAGGGGATGAAGTTTATCTGGCAACTGTTACACTTGCCGGCACGCCAGGTATTCTTAAATTTAGTTTATCGGAAACGGTGGCTTTAGAAATAGGTCAAGATTATTTATGGCAGTTTGCGATAATTTGTGATTCGCAAGATCGGGAGTCGGATGTGTTTGTTCGGGGATTATTGCAACGCAGAGAATTGAGTAGAAATTTACAAAATCAGCTCAAGTCTGCTACAGGTTTAGAACAAGCTAAGGTTTATGCAAGTGCAGGAATTTGGCATGATTCTTTGGCAATAGTTGCTGAGTTACGCAGTAATGAGCCGGCAGAGTGGGAAGAGTTTTTAAATTCTATTGGATTATCAGATATTGCTAATTCGCCTTTTTTGGAGGGGCCGGCAGTGGAAAAGTTTTCTGATCTTTAG
- a CDS encoding iron dicitrate transport regulator FecR — protein sequence MNQFLRCLGFWRFASTGLFLALVAGSLLTERANAGANSPSSTQRSQATDAVAAPIKSHFLDLEPAIIADSTSGNTIIAQGTAAGRGLRVEELKGTVTINGRPAQVGDRLTAEGDELITGKNSTARLRIDSYIGVVEVAERTTVQIQTLAGDVGIDPNQVTAIAVPAGRVRLSIARSVARPTSVRGEAETTQVAALNTVTGLGKLDDIAQESSSASASPVRVRTPAGVAGVSGTSFGVDVGPIGKTGVDTVDGIVAAEAQGTQVLVNAGFFTVIEPGKAPATPQRTPPLADLSRFHVFKLGPRTVRVTGQVDPMDLLYINDRAIQAGADGKFKAIVPMPASRRVRIVVRGPSVRERHYNIAVP from the coding sequence ATGAATCAATTTTTGCGGTGTTTAGGCTTTTGGAGATTCGCCTCAACCGGCTTATTTCTTGCTCTTGTTGCCGGCTCATTACTGACAGAACGAGCCAATGCCGGTGCCAATTCTCCATCTTCCACACAGCGATCACAGGCAACGGACGCGGTTGCCGCGCCGATCAAGTCACATTTTCTCGATCTTGAGCCGGCAATTATTGCTGATTCAACTTCGGGCAATACGATCATCGCGCAGGGAACCGCTGCGGGACGGGGGTTGCGAGTGGAGGAACTTAAAGGCACTGTCACAATTAACGGGCGACCGGCACAAGTGGGCGATCGTCTGACTGCGGAAGGGGATGAATTAATCACCGGGAAAAACTCCACTGCGCGTTTGCGGATCGACAGTTATATTGGCGTTGTGGAAGTTGCAGAAAGAACAACCGTCCAAATTCAAACCCTGGCGGGAGATGTGGGGATTGATCCCAACCAAGTGACCGCAATTGCTGTGCCGGCAGGACGAGTAAGACTCTCGATCGCCCGATCTGTAGCCAGACCGACTTCTGTGAGGGGAGAAGCCGAAACCACCCAAGTTGCCGCCCTAAATACGGTTACGGGACTGGGTAAACTCGATGACATCGCGCAAGAAAGTTCATCTGCCAGCGCGTCGCCAGTGAGAGTTCGCACCCCTGCCGGTGTTGCTGGAGTCAGCGGAACCTCCTTCGGGGTGGATGTTGGCCCCATCGGCAAAACCGGCGTTGATACCGTTGATGGCATCGTTGCCGCTGAAGCTCAAGGCACGCAAGTCCTCGTAAATGCCGGCTTCTTTACCGTCATCGAGCCAGGAAAAGCGCCGGCGACTCCCCAAAGAACACCCCCCCTAGCCGATCTCAGCCGATTTCATGTGTTCAAACTAGGGCCGCGCACCGTCCGAGTTACAGGTCAAGTCGATCCGATGGATTTACTGTATATCAATGATCGGGCAATTCAGGCCGGCGCAGACGGTAAATTTAAAGCAATCGTCCCCATGCCGGCGAGTCGTCGCGTCAGGATCGTAGTGCGTGGCCCTTCCGTCCGTGAGCGTCACTATAACATCGCAGTGCCCTAA
- the petJ gene encoding cytochrome c6 PetJ, translating into MSLKKLLTAIMLVVIGLNLTFNQPALAADIANGEQIFSVQCAGCHINGGNIIRRGKNLKQKALKRNGMDSIEAISSIVANGKNNMSAYKDRLSEQQIEDVSAYVLDQAEKDWR; encoded by the coding sequence ATTTCATTGAAAAAGTTATTAACAGCCATAATGCTGGTAGTGATCGGACTAAATCTTACCTTTAACCAGCCGGCTTTAGCGGCAGATATTGCGAACGGCGAACAAATTTTTAGCGTCCAGTGTGCCGGCTGTCATATTAATGGCGGTAATATTATTAGGCGCGGTAAGAATTTGAAGCAAAAAGCGTTAAAGCGAAATGGGATGGATTCAATCGAAGCGATCTCATCTATCGTTGCAAACGGAAAAAATAATATGTCTGCGTACAAAGATCGCTTAAGCGAACAGCAGATAGAAGATGTCTCAGCTTATGTATTAGATCAAGCCGAGAAAGATTGGCGTTAA
- a CDS encoding DUF928 domain-containing protein, giving the protein MMNLLKFSGVLGMVAGIVSPALVTFAAVPAQVGGQSSQEMLISLKFPKTSDRGAPRRTAGGGSRGDDSACTDSKMPLTALMPSRNNVGTTAVGNPSFFFFVPKTTAKQAEFVLVNDKGEDVYVNTFAIADTAGVVQVSLPETTALEVGKYHTWQFALICNDQDRKNDEFVQGFIRRSELSADMKRKLEQATPLEQAKLYANARVWNETVTILAQLRDSQPAEWEQLLKSVGLQKFASEPFAPCCTAKN; this is encoded by the coding sequence ATGATGAATTTACTCAAATTTTCTGGGGTGTTGGGAATGGTTGCCGGCATTGTTTCACCGGCACTTGTCACATTTGCTGCAGTGCCGGCACAGGTTGGGGGGCAATCTTCTCAAGAAATGCTGATCAGTCTCAAGTTTCCAAAAACATCTGATCGCGGTGCCCCAAGACGCACAGCCGGCGGAGGATCGCGGGGAGATGATTCTGCTTGTACAGATAGCAAAATGCCTTTAACGGCGTTGATGCCGAGTCGTAATAATGTGGGAACAACGGCTGTCGGTAATCCTTCTTTCTTTTTCTTTGTGCCTAAAACAACTGCGAAACAAGCAGAATTTGTTTTAGTGAATGATAAAGGGGAAGATGTTTATGTCAATACTTTTGCCATTGCCGATACTGCCGGTGTTGTACAAGTGAGCCTTCCTGAAACGACAGCTTTAGAAGTAGGAAAATACCATACATGGCAGTTCGCTTTAATCTGCAACGATCAAGATCGTAAAAACGATGAATTTGTCCAAGGGTTTATCCGACGCAGCGAATTGAGTGCGGATATGAAACGCAAACTAGAGCAGGCAACACCCTTGGAACAGGCAAAATTGTATGCCAATGCGAGAGTTTGGAATGAAACTGTTACAATTCTTGCTCAGTTGCGTGATAGTCAGCCGGCAGAATGGGAACAATTACTAAAGTCAGTTGGGCTACAAAAGTTCGCATCTGAACCTTTTGCCCCCTGCTGCACGGCAAAAAATTAA
- a CDS encoding aldo/keto reductase: protein MNLPESSRLQFTPDLNICRVLNGMWQVSGGHGKIDRQAAIENMFKYLDAGFTTWDLADHYGPAEDFIGEFRRQLISTRGKDALSNLQAFTKWVPRPGKMTRKLVEENIDISLRRMNVESLDLMQFHWWEYKDENYLAALKYMTELQQEGKIKHLALTNFDTEHLKIILDNNIKIVSNQVQFSLVDLRPLVNMVELCRQHDIKLFTYGTLCGGLLSEKYLGKPEPRGGELATASLRKYKNMVDNWGGWKLFQELLNALKQIADKHQVSIANVAVRTILDLPAVGGVIVGARLGVSEHLEDNARVFNFSLDAEDEAQIDAVIRNSRDLYKLIGDCGDEYRR from the coding sequence ATGAATTTACCCGAATCCAGTCGGCTGCAATTTACCCCTGATTTAAATATCTGCCGCGTGTTAAATGGAATGTGGCAAGTATCTGGGGGTCACGGAAAAATTGACCGGCAGGCTGCTATTGAGAATATGTTTAAATATCTGGATGCCGGTTTCACAACTTGGGATTTGGCAGACCATTATGGCCCTGCCGAGGATTTTATTGGTGAGTTTCGCCGGCAACTAATTTCAACCCGTGGGAAAGATGCCCTTTCTAATTTACAAGCTTTTACGAAATGGGTGCCCAGACCGGGAAAAATGACCCGAAAGCTGGTTGAAGAAAATATTGATATCTCCCTGCGGAGAATGAACGTTGAATCCCTCGATTTAATGCAATTCCACTGGTGGGAATACAAAGACGAAAATTATCTGGCCGCCCTCAAATATATGACGGAACTTCAACAAGAGGGCAAAATTAAGCATCTGGCACTGACAAATTTTGACACTGAACATTTAAAAATAATTCTTGATAATAACATCAAAATAGTATCTAACCAAGTGCAATTTTCTTTGGTAGATCTCCGGCCTTTAGTGAATATGGTTGAATTGTGCCGGCAACACGACATCAAACTATTTACCTACGGCACACTTTGCGGTGGCTTGCTGTCAGAAAAATATCTCGGAAAGCCCGAACCCCGTGGCGGAGAACTAGCAACCGCTAGTTTGAGAAAATACAAAAATATGGTAGATAATTGGGGCGGCTGGAAGTTATTTCAAGAATTACTTAACGCGCTCAAGCAAATCGCAGATAAACATCAAGTCAGCATCGCAAATGTAGCCGTTCGTACTATTTTAGACCTGCCGGCAGTTGGGGGCGTTATTGTCGGTGCACGGCTGGGTGTATCAGAACATTTAGAAGATAATGCCAGAGTATTTAACTTCAGCTTAGATGCAGAAGATGAGGCACAAATCGATGCAGTTATCCGTAACTCACGGGATTTGTATAAACTTATCGGAGACTGCGGCGACGAATACCGGCGGTGA
- a CDS encoding adenylate/guanylate cyclase domain-containing protein — MWTPFKRLLWQWRGVWITAPSIAALIIVLRVAGFLQPWEWGVFDQFMRLRPPEASDNRVVIVGIDEADVKNIGEANFSDGIYAKLINKLKARQPRAIGLDIYRNIPVEPGHQELVKIFKSTPTLVGIQKVIGDSKSETVAPPEALLENKQAQVGANDLLIDADGKVRRSFFFVPDKNGETVYSLGLLLAGYYLEKQGISPEPVEGTDNWKLGKAVVVPFEANDGGYVRADAGGYQILLNYRGSSRHFNTVSMSDVLEDKLPPDWGRDQVILIGKFGQSFNDSFLTPYSSGLLSLPVPMNGVEIHANLTSQILSAALDNRPLIKSWSEPLEGLWILFWAVAGATLTWHLRYIGGVKSFSVRRTASPIISAGILLGISYTALLSGWWIPVVPPLLALGGSVIAITAYIARTAGDIRKTFGRYLTDEVVANLLENPEGLKMGGERRKITIFTSDLRGFTALSERLPPEEVVKILNFYLGCMADEITHYQGTIDEFMGDGILVLFGAPTGREDDATRAVACAVAMQLAMTRVNEKMNEWGLPALEMGIGINTGEVVVGNIGSEKRTKYGIVGSQVNLTYRIESYTIGGQILISEPTLKEAGSSVKIEGQRQVTPKGVKEPITIYEVAGIGAPYNLFLRKEEEEFFPLTEELPIQYTLLEGKDVSDKLFQGSLVKLSAKGAEVLAQELMPAPLSNLKLNLLQAAGEDVYAKVVEKPADAGRFYIQFTAKPPVVAAKLDALYKSLEALGTGK; from the coding sequence ATGTGGACACCTTTTAAACGTCTTCTGTGGCAATGGCGCGGTGTATGGATTACTGCCCCCAGTATTGCGGCGTTAATCATCGTCCTCCGCGTTGCCGGCTTCTTGCAGCCGTGGGAATGGGGGGTTTTTGACCAATTTATGCGCCTACGTCCCCCAGAAGCGTCCGACAACCGCGTTGTCATTGTTGGTATTGATGAAGCTGATGTGAAAAACATTGGAGAAGCCAACTTTTCTGATGGAATTTATGCCAAGCTGATTAACAAACTAAAAGCGAGACAGCCAAGAGCAATCGGATTAGATATTTATCGCAATATCCCCGTTGAACCGGGGCATCAAGAATTAGTTAAAATTTTCAAATCTACGCCTACCTTAGTTGGTATCCAGAAAGTTATTGGAGATAGCAAAAGCGAGACAGTTGCCCCGCCAGAGGCGCTGCTAGAAAATAAACAGGCGCAGGTAGGCGCAAATGATTTGCTGATTGATGCCGATGGCAAAGTGCGGCGCAGCTTTTTCTTCGTGCCAGATAAAAATGGGGAAACCGTCTACAGTTTAGGGCTACTTCTGGCGGGGTACTATTTAGAGAAGCAAGGCATTAGCCCAGAGCCGGTTGAAGGGACAGATAATTGGAAGTTAGGAAAAGCAGTTGTTGTCCCTTTTGAAGCTAATGATGGCGGCTATGTGCGTGCAGATGCCGGCGGCTATCAAATTTTATTAAATTATCGCGGATCGAGCCGGCACTTCAATACGGTTTCGATGAGCGATGTTTTGGAAGACAAGCTGCCACCCGATTGGGGACGCGATCAGGTAATCTTGATCGGGAAATTCGGACAGAGTTTTAACGATTCATTTTTAACGCCCTATAGTAGTGGTTTGCTCAGCCTGCCGGTGCCGATGAATGGGGTAGAAATTCACGCAAATTTAACGAGCCAAATTCTCAGCGCAGCTCTAGATAATCGTCCGTTAATTAAAAGTTGGTCGGAACCTTTAGAGGGGCTGTGGATTTTATTTTGGGCGGTTGCCGGTGCAACTTTGACTTGGCATTTGCGATATATCGGTGGGGTAAAATCTTTTTCTGTACGACGAACCGCGAGTCCAATTATTTCAGCCGGCATTTTATTGGGAATAAGTTATACAGCTTTGTTGTCGGGCTGGTGGATACCTGTGGTGCCACCTTTACTGGCGCTAGGCGGTTCAGTTATTGCAATCACCGCTTACATTGCCCGCACTGCCGGCGATATTCGTAAAACCTTTGGACGTTATTTAACTGATGAGGTGGTGGCTAATTTATTAGAAAACCCCGAAGGTTTGAAAATGGGTGGAGAGAGGCGAAAAATTACAATTTTTACCTCAGATTTAAGAGGATTTACTGCCCTGTCCGAACGCTTGCCGCCTGAAGAAGTTGTGAAAATTCTTAACTTTTATTTAGGCTGTATGGCAGATGAAATTACCCATTATCAAGGAACAATTGATGAGTTCATGGGTGATGGGATTTTAGTGTTATTTGGTGCCCCCACCGGCAGAGAAGATGATGCGACAAGGGCAGTTGCCTGTGCGGTGGCGATGCAGTTGGCAATGACGCGGGTTAATGAAAAGATGAACGAGTGGGGATTGCCGGCACTGGAAATGGGAATCGGGATTAATACGGGTGAAGTGGTGGTGGGAAATATCGGTTCCGAGAAACGCACGAAATATGGCATCGTTGGCAGTCAGGTTAACCTCACTTACCGCATCGAATCTTATACCATCGGCGGTCAAATTTTGATTTCAGAACCTACTTTAAAAGAAGCGGGTTCAAGTGTTAAAATAGAGGGGCAGCGTCAGGTAACGCCCAAAGGTGTGAAAGAGCCGATTACGATTTATGAAGTGGCCGGCATTGGCGCACCCTACAATCTTTTTCTCAGGAAAGAAGAAGAGGAATTTTTTCCCCTTACAGAAGAACTTCCGATTCAGTATACGCTTCTGGAAGGAAAGGATGTTAGCGATAAACTGTTTCAGGGAAGTTTGGTAAAGCTTTCTGCAAAAGGCGCTGAGGTACTTGCACAGGAGTTAATGCCGGCACCTTTAAGTAATCTCAAGCTTAATTTATTACAAGCAGCCGGTGAAGATGTTTATGCAAAGGTTGTAGAAAAGCCGGCAGATGCGGGAAGATTTTATATCCAGTTTACAGCCAAACCGCCGGTAGTAGCCGCGAAGCTTGACGCTCTCTACAAATCACTGGAAGCGTTGGGAACTGGCAAGTAA